A stretch of the Lactuca sativa cultivar Salinas chromosome 9, Lsat_Salinas_v11, whole genome shotgun sequence genome encodes the following:
- the LOC111904968 gene encoding protein disulfide isomerase-like 2-3: MNRSAKVLILISFFLLSVSSNINFVDAFYGSSSPVLQLTPSNFKSKVVNSNSVVLVEFFAPWCGHCQALTPIWEKAASVLKGVATVAAIDADANPTIAQEYGIKGFPTIKVFVPGKPPVDYQGAREAKPIAEFALKQVKALLKDRLSGKTTTTESSEKKSEPNLSVELNSNNFDEMVVKSKDLWVVEFFAPWCGHCKKLAPEWKKAAKNLQGKVKLGHVNCDDEKSLMSRFKVQGFPTILVFGADKESPITYEGARTASAIESFALVQLETNVAPPEVTELTSSDVMEEKCGSAAICFVSFLPDILDSKAEGRNKYIEMLLSVAEKFKRSPYSYVWAAAGKQAELEKHVGVGGYGYPALVALNIKKGAYAPLRSAFEKDQIIEFVKMAGLGGKGNLPLEGTPVVVKTEPWDGKDGEIIEEDEFSLEELMGGGSDEKDEL; this comes from the exons ATGAATCGCTCTGCAAAAGTGTTGATCTTGATTTCTTTCTTCTTGTTATCAGTTAgctcaaatataaatttcgttGATGCATTCTACGGATCATCATCACCTGTTCTTCAGCTCACTCCTTCTAATTTCAAGTCTAAG GTCGTAAATTCAAACAGTGTTGTCCTAGTTGAGTTCTTTGCACCATGGTGTGGCCACTGTCAGGCTTTAACACCAATATGGGAAAAAGCAGCTTCTGTCTTAAAAGGTGTAGCAACTGTTGCAGCCATTGATGCTGATGCAAACCCAACTATTGCTCAG GAATATGGTATCAAAGGGTTTCCAACTATCAAAGTCTTTGTCCCTGGAAAACCTCCTGTTGACTACCAAGGAGCTAGAGAAGCAAAACCAATCGCAGAATTTGCACTCAAACAAGTGAAGGCACTCCTTAAAGACAGATTAAGTGGAAAAACTACAACTACTGAATCAAGTGAAAAGAAATCAGAGCCAAATCTATCAGTTGAACTCAATTCAAATAATTTTGATGAAATGGTTGTTAAAAGTAAAGATCTTTGGGTGGTTGAATTCTTTGCACCTTG gtgTGGACACTGTAAAAAGCTTGCACCTGAATGGAAGAAGGCTGCAAAGAATTTACAAGGAAAGGTGAAGCTTGGACATGTGAACTGTGATGACGAAAAG tcTTTAATGAGCAGGTTTAAGGTACAAGGTTTCCCAACTATATTAGTATTTGGTGCAGATAAAGAGAGTCCAATCACATATGAAGGAGCAAGAACTGCATCTGCAATTGAATCATTTGCCCTTGTTCAGCTAGAAACAAATGTTGCTCCTCCTGAAGTGACCGAGTTGACTAGCTCA GATGTGATGGAAGAGAAATGTGGTTCGGCTGCTATCTGTTTTGTTTCCTTCCTCCCTGATATTTTGGACTCTAAGGCTGAGGGAAGAAATAAGTATATAGAGATGCTTCTATCAGTTGCTGAAAAGTTCAAAAGGAGTCCTTACAG CTACGTATGGGCCGCAGCAGGTAAACAAGCGGAACTCGAGAAGCACGTAGGCGTTGGTGGCTACGGGTATCCGGCTTTGGTCGCTTTAAACATTAAAAAAGGCGCATATGCACCACTTAGAAGTGCATTTGAAAAGGACCAAATTATTGAGTTTGTGAAAATGGCGGGACTTGGTGGGAAAGGTAACCTTCCGTTAGAAGGGACACCTGTGGTTGTGAAAACGGAACCATGGGATGGGAAAGATGGGGAGATTATTGAAGAGGATGAGTTTTCACTTGAAGAACTTATGGGTGGAGGAAGCGATGAGAAAGATGAGTTGTGA